The genomic interval ATAATGTTTGGCTGCATTTAGAAAAATCCCAGCCACAGACTTACATTGAGAGTAAATGCCAAAAATACcacttttttgaaatttattcccAAAATACCACTCTCGTGAAAACAATTCCAAAATACCATGTTTCCGGCACTTAGCTTAAAAACTGTTGGTGCAACTGCCGGTTGTTAGGTAAAACAACTGTTCACACTAGAGGCTCTTGTGCCTGGGGAAGTGCCAATAAGatggtattttgaaaattattttaagaagatgacattttgagaagaaatttcaaaaatggtGTTTATGGCAAAGCAATTATTCTTACATTGTTCACTCATCCTTTTTTCCTCTTAAGTCCTCgccactctttctctctccctctctctctctctaccacAATTTTTGGGGATCTCAGAACTCAGAAGTGTGTTTTCATAGCCTGTGTGCAATGAAGCAGTGGGCCCATTTAATATGTCTTGTGGGTTACTCTCATCCATTTGATCTTTCACCGGCAATCTTCTGGCTCAGAAGCAGTGTTGATGGATGGTGGAGAACTTTCCAAGGAAGAATATCTGTGTCTTTTCGCGTCAAAGAACAAGCTTCTTATGGTGCAATAACAACAGACCAACTGCTATTCGCATCCAAAATCATCTCTCACACAACTGAAGGAGTTAGTCCTTAAACTTTGCCAAATTCTATTTCGCAACAACAGGGAGCAAAATTTAGTAAAGTCCCAATGATTTCCAAAAATCAACAATGGAAAAGCAAATAAATCAGTAGCCAATTAATTATATAGACTTAGTGGGATAAAAAACCAACGATACCAAACAACTTAAGTGGGAGCATAATCTTTCGTCTCGCCGCCACCCACCCTGTTCACCATCTGTAGAAACACAACACTAATGTCCAATTACTAGAAGGAAGGATTAGAGCAAAGAATAATACAGATGGCCGCTAATCTTCCATCAAGAACAGAATCAAGTTTGCGGGATGACTCGTGACTTCAAACACACATACAGTACGCACTGCCTACTCTGCAAATGGAATAGATACCATGTTTTCAGTCgctatatcatttttttttttattttactctaTTTTGCCTTTAAAGTCTATATTTTTCCTCTGTATAGCGTTTCTGGtctataaactaaaaattaagaCTCAATTCTCACACTAAAAATTCCATTCTTATCAAGTGGTTTAGGTCATTTGTGTAGAAATTTTAGGTGATAGAGATccttatgttttatatttttgccTAGAGATCCTTTCCCTTACTAACAATGttaattaaacattaattattctgaattaacttaattaaacaCTAATAAGAACCCAACGGATGACTTGATGGATTCCTAGAGAGTTGAGCCCATCAAGATAAGCGAGTTCCTTAAGATTTAGAACCTATCACTCGATCGATAGGCTCTAGATGACGATGACGAATACACAATTCACTCTATCCATGCGTGCGATGAGAGGTCTTAATAAGTGGCGGAGCCACGTTTTGGTCAGCTGGGACCTTGATCCTAActgacttttttattttttatatatattattataaataattataatttttataatttaacccAGGTTAAAATTCTTTTTTGCACCACCACTGGCCTCAATTGCCTATcatgatttgatttcttcacaAGTTCAAGCTCAGACGGTGCAGGAGGAGGAGAGTCGAGGTTTCAAGCCCCAGCCAGGTAGTTGGTGCAATCTCACAATAATCACCCCTTCAATTTTTCAGTGAGTGATGGGTCCATGATTATAAAAGCTAGCGTTGGACAAATTATATCTTCACAAATTTCTTGGCTCTGGATGCTCCACCCATTGCCCCTCTCATCCAATATTCATGGCAGTTTCTCCACCTCTAATGTCTCCATCACCCAGAAACTCACCCTTCTTCTCTTCACCTCTCTGCATCTACAGGCTACCCTAAACATCGCCTCCCATTACTTCACCACCCGTCTCCTCCTCCAATTATGGCGGCGGCAGAGCCCTCCAGCAGCCGGCGGAATTCCAACACCCAGCTCTTACAAGAGCTAGAGACCCTCAGCCAATCCCTTTACCAGGCACACACCACTAGAAGAACTGCATCTCTTGTTCTTCCTCGAAACTCAGTCCCTCCTTTGTCATCAGATGAGGGAGCTGGCACCACGAGGAATGACGAAAACATCAATCCGAAACCGCGGCAGAGGCGCATGTCCTTGTCGCCGTGGCGTTCTAGGCCGAAGCTTGACgatgagaagaagcaaagagaaAGAGACAAGGATGAACCTGCACCTCTTCAGAAAGGGTCGACGAAGTTGAATGACAACCTAGCTTCTTCAGACAAGAAAGGGCTCTGGAATTGGAAACCAATTCGGGCTCTCTCGCATATTGGGATGCAGAAGCTGAGCTGCTTGTTCTCTGTTGAAGTTGTAACCGTCCAAGGCCTCCCTGCTTCGATGAACGGGCTCCGGCTTTCGGTGCGCGTTAGGAAGAAGGAAGCTAAGGATGGAGCGGTTCAAACAATGCCGTCAAGGGTGTCTCAGGGAGCCGCGGATTTTGAAGAGACCATGTTCATTAGGTGCCATGTTTATTGCACACACGGGGGAGGGAAGCAGAAGCTTCAGTTTGAGCCTCGGCCATTCCTGATTTACGTTTTTGCAGTTGATGCTGAAGAGCTTGATTTTGGGAGAAGCGCTGTGGATTTGAGCCTCTTGATCCGGGAATCCATAGAGAAGAACTCGCAAGGGACGAGGGTTCGTCAGTGGGACAAGAGTTTCAACCTATCGGGGAAGGCAAAGGGAGGAGAACTTGTTCTGAAACTAGGATTTCAGCTCATGGAAAAAGATGGGGGCATTGGAATCTACAATCAAGATGGAGGACATAAGTCGGGAAAAGGAAGACTCTTCTCGTCTTCTTCCACTGCCCGCAAGCACTCCAAGGCATCCTTCAGCATCCCCAGCCCAAGAATGTCTAGTCGAGCAGAAGCATGGACGCCTTCTCAGATAGGAGCAGCTGCAGATTTTCATGGGATGGATGACCTGAATCTCGATGACCCGGCTCCTGTGCCTTCGACTTCGCCTTCTGTTCAGAAATCAGAAGAATTAGAACCAAAGATAGAAGATATAGAACTCCCGGAATTTGACATCGTCGATAAAGGAGTTGAGGTTCAAGAGAGAAGAGATCAGGCGGATGAAGCATTATCTGAAGAAAACTCTGATAAAAGGTCAGTCTCAAGTGAGGTTGTCAAGGAAACTGTGCACGACCAATTCCACCTGACGAGATTGACCGAGCTTGATTCCATTGCTCAGCAGATAAAAGCTCTTGAATCTGTGATGGCAGACCTGAAACCTGCCAAAACAGAAGAAGAACTTGCGTCAGAAAGATTGGATGCCGAGGAAGAAACAGTGACAAAGGAATTTCTTCAAATGCTTGAAGATGAAGGGGCTTCCCAATTTGAACATTGTGAGCTCGATATTCCTTTGAAGCTAGAAGGAGCTGAAGACTCAAAGGAGGCAGAAACCAAGGTTTTCGTCCCAGACCTCGGAAAGGGCATAGGATGTGTGGTTCAAACTAGGGATGGAGGCTACTTAGTTGCGATGAATCCTCTGGATATTCCAGTGGCAAGAAAAGATACTCCCAAGCTTGCAATGCAGATATCAAAACCATGGGTTTTCCAATCGAATAAATCAATGAGTGGATTGGAGTTATTTCAGAAAATGGCGTCAATAGGACTCGAAGCACTTGGCACTAAAATTATATCTTTGATGCCCATGGACGAACTCATGGGCAAAACAGCAGAACAGATAGCCTTCGAGGGTATTGCTTCGGCAATTATCCAGGGGAGGAACAAAGAGGGCGCTAGCTCAAGCGCTGCCCGTACCATTGCCGCAGTCAAATCCATGGCAAACGCAATGAATGCTGGCAGAAAAGAGCGGATTTCAACAGGAATTTGGAATGTGAGTGAAGACCCAGTGACGGTGGAAGAGATACTTGCTTTCTCAATGCAGAAAATAGAGGCCATGGCAGTCGAAGCTCTAAAAATCCAGGCAGAAATGGCCGAAGAAAACGCACCCTTTGACATTTCCCCAGTCACCGGGAAAGATCATAAAAACCATCCACTGGCAGCTGCAGTTCCGCTAGATGATTGGATAAAGAATAGCAGCGGCAACACAACATTCAACAGTGAAACTGGGGAGCCAGCAAGTATCACAGTATCAGTGGTGGTGCAGTTGAGAGATCCTCTAAGACGATACGAGGCAGTTGGAGGCCCTGTGATAGCATTTATAAAGACAACGTATAGCGACGAGTACGAGGAGGACAAGAGGTTTAAAGTTGCGAGTTTGCATGTTGGAGGGTTGAAAGTAAAAAGTGGAGGAAGGAGGGATGCGTATATGTGGGACAGTGAGAAGCAAAGGCTGACTGCCATGCAGTGGCTGGTGGCATATTTTGGATTGGGAAAGGCAGCTGGGAAGAAGGGAAAGCAGCACGCAGTGCCTAAGGGCCAGGATATACTGTGGAGCATCTCCTCACGAGTAATGGCTGACATGTGGCTCAAGTCTATGAGAAATCCAGATGTCAAATTACCCAGCTAATAAGGAGAGAGTTTGCACGCATATTTGTGTAGTTTTGCTTgcgcacatacatatatattatattatatgaagaAGTTTGTTACATCATTCTGGAAAGAAACAGACTGGATATATCTTAATAAAAGATTCTGAGGGACGATTTGGTACATTCTTAGCCggaatttcaatttttcattaaCCATTGTGTAAAAAGCTAATAAACTAAACATACATGAATTTATGCTGCCCTTGAAATCAGAAGTCATTTGTACGTTCTCTTGGAAATCAACTCTTTCAAGTGGTTGGTAATTCATTGCTGGTTTGAGCGTTTTGGAAAGCATTGTTCATACTAAATCATCATTATCGATCAACTCATCTCTAAGTTAATCTTTcaaatcatcatcttctctcTTACATCGTCGATCTTTGTCTCTATCTCACTCTTCTATGTTTATCTCCCTATTAAATCGATTGTTATTTCCTTCTCTTACCAATAGTGTCTTCgcttccatttatttttcttcttattcatctcctatctctttctttgattgtcattgtcatttttttttttcttagcaaAACCCTAATTGCCTCTACCTCTCCACCTTACTATTATGGTTGATGTTGCGATCTTAACATCTcataatatctttttatttttatatattcatcATCTTTTTTGAACTTATCAATCATCTTTTTGAACTATTGATAGGTTCCAATGAGAAATccttatcaatttttttgataggTTGTCAAAATCTAGAACCAATCAAAATCGGTGagttatttatttcttcttctttttcttgtcaTCAATACTGATTGCTTACGAGTCATCTTAATGGGATTCTTAATATTCTTtgctcttttattatttttgttaaatttatgttagtttgatttaattatattttaattgacaCCATTATTAATACGAAAAGAGTTTAAACACCATAAATGCAACCCATAAAAAGTAACAGAGTCatctttaaactttaaaaaatttccATACAAACGATCCAAATCACAAGAGGTATAAAGACAATTTACCTGTAATTATTTCCTTATTCGAACCATTATATTTACTAaatctatcattttctttttgccttattttatttttaagattaataataatttgaaacaTAAGACATTTGTatagtgaaaaaaatatatatctgaaaagttaaaaacacaaaatatttttagagaTAAACTattatcttaaattattttttaagttttatataaattgattaagatgaaagataaattacgctataaaaaaaatgactgaGAAAGATCAAAGAGGCATGGGATCAACTATTTAGAAATGGGCCAATTGATGAACTATAGGGGGCCCATGGTCTTTTCAAAAGGCCCATGGAGGAGGAGTTGCTTGTCTTGTCATTGAAAGGGATTTTGGGCTACGTCtattacacatggcacccaaaccctgttcatattttttttcagtaatgctatttatatatattagattgacatttatattgatattacattaattaattactaattcACTATTCATTAAATCATTTAGGCGAggattatattaataattgattattaaattaacaatatagGTGTCGAGCTAGACGTacaagtaatattattttattttttctaagatAATGTTACTTATATATTCTTGTTGATATCccattaatcaattaatagtATATTCTTTACTAATTACCAATATATTGAGGGGTATATTGATAATTGATTAATGAAGTACTAACAATGATGTGCATATTGcattacctttttttttataacgaAGTTAAAGTCAAAATCtgacacatttatttattttttaggtaGATAACATTTAGATTTCTTATGTGATTCGAACATTTTTTACAAATGGTCAGTTCTGTAACATGTTATCATATAAAATGtgtttaaaagaataaatcataattataacaaagcattatataagcatatatatagcTGTCCCAAGATGGCAACGACTATACATTGTGTGGCGACAGGCTCCACTAGGCACTAGGATGTCATGATTTGATTTCCTCGCGTTCAAGCCCACATGGTGAAGGAGATAAGTTTATGATTGAGGACACCACAATGATGATAATAAATACTAATGTATGATAAAGAGTTGGAGATTCCAAGTCCTAGCTAGTTATTGTAATGAGACAGTGCAATATCACTATCAGCCCTCTTTT from Diospyros lotus cultivar Yz01 chromosome 8, ASM1463336v1, whole genome shotgun sequence carries:
- the LOC127808998 gene encoding protein PLASTID MOVEMENT IMPAIRED 1 codes for the protein MAAAEPSSSRRNSNTQLLQELETLSQSLYQAHTTRRTASLVLPRNSVPPLSSDEGAGTTRNDENINPKPRQRRMSLSPWRSRPKLDDEKKQRERDKDEPAPLQKGSTKLNDNLASSDKKGLWNWKPIRALSHIGMQKLSCLFSVEVVTVQGLPASMNGLRLSVRVRKKEAKDGAVQTMPSRVSQGAADFEETMFIRCHVYCTHGGGKQKLQFEPRPFLIYVFAVDAEELDFGRSAVDLSLLIRESIEKNSQGTRVRQWDKSFNLSGKAKGGELVLKLGFQLMEKDGGIGIYNQDGGHKSGKGRLFSSSSTARKHSKASFSIPSPRMSSRAEAWTPSQIGAAADFHGMDDLNLDDPAPVPSTSPSVQKSEELEPKIEDIELPEFDIVDKGVEVQERRDQADEALSEENSDKRSVSSEVVKETVHDQFHLTRLTELDSIAQQIKALESVMADLKPAKTEEELASERLDAEEETVTKEFLQMLEDEGASQFEHCELDIPLKLEGAEDSKEAETKVFVPDLGKGIGCVVQTRDGGYLVAMNPLDIPVARKDTPKLAMQISKPWVFQSNKSMSGLELFQKMASIGLEALGTKIISLMPMDELMGKTAEQIAFEGIASAIIQGRNKEGASSSAARTIAAVKSMANAMNAGRKERISTGIWNVSEDPVTVEEILAFSMQKIEAMAVEALKIQAEMAEENAPFDISPVTGKDHKNHPLAAAVPLDDWIKNSSGNTTFNSETGEPASITVSVVVQLRDPLRRYEAVGGPVIAFIKTTYSDEYEEDKRFKVASLHVGGLKVKSGGRRDAYMWDSEKQRLTAMQWLVAYFGLGKAAGKKGKQHAVPKGQDILWSISSRVMADMWLKSMRNPDVKLPS